From the Hemicordylus capensis ecotype Gifberg chromosome 1, rHemCap1.1.pri, whole genome shotgun sequence genome, the window CATAAGACCCTCCTGCCCGCCCTGCTACACTATGTGAAGTTATTTGCTACGTATGTTTATAGAACATGCAGTACTGCTTACCTTGTTGAACTATGGACTGGTTCCATATGATGATTGCATCCAAATGTCGGTCCTTCAGGAATTGAGGAGAAAACACTAGCCTGCCCAAACTAAGCAAGTGCACCACATGCAGGGGGCAGGTCTAAGCgcttcaaggagctagtcaattctgcccgaatggtcccaagccggcgcagaacccattcttacgACTGAAATGGATCACTACCAACTCAATgcttacaggtgagcaacctgtcttTCTTTCTAAACACGTCCTGTGGGTTCTAGTGGTTTTTCCAAGAAAGCTGTACTTAGGATCATAGTGTAAGTAACAGTCTCCAAATGTACTTTGGTCATAGAAATGCAATCATACTGAAATTACTTGAGATACTTTGGGTTCTATCCTAATAAATCATGAGTGGCAAGAAGGTCATGAAACAAGACTTTCTAGCCCCTTCCCTTTGCATCCCTCTGCACTTCACAAAATGGTGTTTCTAAAGTTTAGGAGCTTTCAGGACCAGGATGGTCCTGCCATGGAGGACCATGGATGTCACGGAGAGGAGGGAGATGGGAAATCTCTTTTCACAACCTTCCTCCTGGTCACTCTTGTTTGCATATAGCTCATGGAAACAAAGTTGTGTATTATGACATGAGACTTGCAGCCCATCCTTAAGAATTGCTGTGCCAATGCTTtgggtgggatatacatattCATAAAAATGCTTTGGGTGGGATATACATACTTGTGCAACATCACAAGTCTTAGCGAACTTTTCAGTAATGTTACTGCTGTGCCTGATACATCAGCTCCAGTTCTTACGGTTTGGCAGTGGCCATGGACTGAACAGGAGCAAGCTGAAATAATGACCGTcagcagatcatctggggggtCTTCTGACCTGTGGGCCCCATATGTGTAGAACTCTGTCTCTTTAAATATATGGCTGTCCTCTTTTGTATCTgaagaaattatttaaaactcaGCTTATCACTCTTGAATTTCTCTCTGCATGTAGGATttgactttttttgtttttttcctactCCTAGGTTAATTTTTGTATTTAACTCTCTCTTATTTTCTTCCTTTCACCATCTTCCAGCTAGTGTAAATTtgactttttgttttcttttaaaaatattgccaCACTAGACAATATGCCTGCTGCATGATAGGGCACTTGATTGTTCATATAATCATAAATAGAATGTTAGAAATAGAAAATTGGTGCTAACATAAACTTTTCTCCTGGAACAAATAGCAGTGATAGAGGTGGGGTGTGATCCAGACTGCGATTGTTGCAGGGCAAAGCCTCACTGCAATCCCAgtatggattagggatgtgcgaaccagttcaggGGTTTGGTTCAAGAGTTCgatggtttggggtcgaaccgacagccccccccccccaagttcggCCCGGACCGAAAAACACCCGCCCCGAAGTTCAGGGGGTTCGCAATTTGTTTTTTTAcaaattaattttgtttttaaccttttactcccctcgggggagttcatGGAGGCAGTGggagttaaaaaatttttttaaatggccaccacacatgcgcaaatggtctctgtgaggccctgggccatgccaggcctcacacaggccatttgtgcatgcacggcggcctccaaaatggctgccgtgcagaTTTATGGAGGTCCGAACCGCCATGGCGGTGATgtgagaggccagtggggggagggggaaccttggcAGACACCCCccgcggcctacaggaagccccccaaaggggctgaaggtaaattaaattcttttttaaaaaaattttttaattgcgGACTTGTCTGGGGGTTCAGTTCTGGTCTGGATGGAACGAGGGGCGGAGGGTTCGGTTCAGCCCTGACCCCCCGGACTGGTTTGCATATCCttagttaccagagcatgagtaactgtggccaagctatctctgtctagATAAGGTCGCacttggcatatcagctgaagtggATAAACGGTGTTCCAAACCACAGAGGCCAcatgagcctctagtgacagtgctggattgatgagcacccccaaactgcaaacctgttccttcagtgggagtgcaacccctgccaacttggcaaagaggcacttttaacatggtgattctctttatttagcagggggaaaataagtggtcctatccacccccagcacagtacctccagtgactgttgctggtgtctatcttatgtttctttttagattgtaagccctttggggacaggggtctatcttatttatttgttatttctctgtgtaaaccgccctgagccatttttggaaaggcggtatagaaattgaataaataaaatcgaataaataaatagaacaggctgaacatctttcacccgggcagaggaaccaccaaccaacagtacttctgtcttgtctggactgagtctcagcttattcaccctcatccagtccattactgcatccaagcaccaattTAGGACAGTCACAACTTCACTTGCGtctaatgaaaaagagagatacagctgagtgtcatctgcatactgatgacagctcacgccaaatctcctgatgacctttcccaatggtttcatgtagatgttaaacagcataggggaaagaattgaaccttgtggaaccccatagcataactgccaaggggttgagcagtagtcccccagcatcacTTTTTGGGAACcggcctcaaggtaggagcgaAGCCACCTCCAACAGTGCttcccacacccaactcggccagcctatccaaaaggataccatggtcaatggtatcgaaagccactgagacatccaagagaattaacagggttgcactccccttgtctctctctctgcataggtcatcccacagggcaaccaaagcagttccAAGTTTGGGAAATGGTTGTATATTAAATGGTTATATTCATTTGCATGTTTGATTTATGTTGAAGCCTGCAGTATCATTTTCATATTTTTCTCTTACAGAAATTAAGAGGCCAGACAGAAGCACTTTATATATTAACCAAATGTAACAATACACATTTTGAATTCATATTTACTAATGTGGTTCTTGGAAGCCCCAGACTGTTCACCTCAGTTATTGCTGTACACAGGTACTTGAGCTAAAAAAAAGTTAGTTTGCAAATATATCTTCTGGGTTTAACCTCAGAAACATTTTCCTaaaatatatgaatatttgtcCCTAATACATTAATCTATGAATTTGCTCTGTTAGCTCTGTTTAAAATATAGCGTGAGTAAGTGTTATGTATAGGATTTGAGGTTTCTGGCTCCAGCAGTCCTCCCGGGGGCAAAGGGGGGGGCCTTTTTAATCCTGCTTTTACTGCAAATAATTCATTTTGAACACAGACCAACAGGAACGTTTCCCATTGCACAAAGTCATGGATTATTCCCTAGAACAAGAACTGTGGGAACAGTGTTAGTCcaatggtctctctcttcagagtCTTGAGCAGAATGTTTTCTTAACCCTGCTGTTTGAAGCGTTTTAAGCGGAGATACAAGGCCTAATCCTGGAGCTTTATCTCTGCAGTCATGCCACTCTACTAAGCTACCccaacaaaaatcattaaaaaaaatctccttaTAAGAGATCCAACCAGATCTAAAAAACGAATGATTAGATTTTCATGTGGTCAGCTCCTGTTTGTGACTGGGAAAGCATGTTTTGCCTTATTTGCAACTTTTTAGTATTAtcctatttgtttttaaaaagctactttATAGATGACTTAAAATATCAGTGGATTTGATCCAGAAGTGCCCACATTTCAAAAGATATGGGCAAGTCATATGATGCACAGTAATTTGATGATGGTATGTGTTTGCATTTGTATTAAAGTGCAGATATGCATTTACTCCAGTGTCCCCTCTtaagatcccgctcaggttgaatcaggaaagccccactctgaattcacttgcacacactgccttgatactgccgcccagaacaaaactcattccacacacagatggggaaaaaattagagagaacactgatttaCTCCTATCTGTATTGCACGCTACATTTCTGGAAAAGATCTGTTGTGCCAGTCAATACAAGATAATTTTGTGACCAGTGCACATTCTGATCCTGTGCAGTTATCCACACTTGGAAGGTAGAGCAGTGCATCTTCTTTTCTGGCCACAGAGAGCTCCCATAGAATCTCCTAGAATATTGTATTTCCCTGATAATTGTTCTAAACACACAATGTGCACAGAGGAAGAGGACTGGATTGGGGTGACAATTCAAATGCCCATACTCTCCTTCTCCTAAGGAAGAGAAGTGATGAAGATCTAATTTAAATTTTATCATAATGAAGATGGCTTTGCAAGCACTGAAACATTTTAGTTGGAATTCAGAATTTTTGAAGGGACTTCAAAAGAGTAGAATATAGTAGCTGATTCCATAACAGAGTAGTTGATCCCATAATGTAAATGAAATTTATATTAGACTTTAATGTAAATCTCTTTAGACTTATTTTCTTTAGAAAATAAGACTTTAGACTTATTTTCTTTAGAAAATAAGACTTTAGACTTATTTTCAGTAATTTTATATTATGGTGGCAAAACATACTTCAAAAGTCAAACATATTTGtttcatctttttttttcttgaaaagcTATAGAATTATTATTCAAATTACTTTTCAGTACTGTATAGCAACATCAAAAGAAATATTTAATATTGTATAGCTTGATTAAATAAACTGTGAGGAAGATTAAAAATCTTAAAATTACATGTATTGCCTTCTTCCTAGAGCTTATGAAACATCAAAAATGTACCGTGATCTTAAACTGAGGTGTGCACTAATTCAAAACAAGCAATTGAGACTGTTACCGAAAGAACAAGTATATGACAAAATAAACGGAGTCTGGAATTTATCTAGTGATCAGGTATAGTGCAAGACAAGGTAGTACTTACATTAAATGGTATAAATGATGGaggcacaagatgctgggctgtgcactttagattgactggcttatttgaatggaattgaCTATATGTGCGGTATCGGGagccattaatgttttatccattttatgttaaatgtatttaatctattttatgtatttattcttgctgtttttttaatatgctggccttgggccgaaataaacaactAAACATTAAATGGTATAAAGAATGTGCTTTATTGTGattattattttacaaaatgTGATGAAAAGGTTCTAGACCACCTCTCAAAACTGACTGCAGAATATTATTCAGCAGAATATTATTTGTAATACATAAATCTGGAttgagatccattgagatccataagaatgagtAATGCGCTTGTGCAGGACCCTCGCAGTTGCATGTTGCAGCTCATCAAGGCAACTGAGCTACAGCATGCTATTGAAAGGCGGGCTGTACACCATGTTCTTCCATTCTTTTCCGTCTGCCATTGCATTCAGTCCTCAGGCTGTCACTCCTTGGTAAATTTCTTCATGTGAGTTCATCTATTTAAAACAAGCAACGGACTTTTAATTTTGGTATTTGACTTGGAACAGCTTCTGGACTTTATTGGCATTAATACGACCTTTTTGAATTGACTTAAACTATGAATTTGGATATCTAAACATGGCTGAGGAGAAACGGACTTTCAAAAGGTGTACAGGCTGTAATGCCAATCTCCCTTCAAAAGACATCACGATTTATGTCTGATTTGCTTAGGAGAGGAACCCAATGTTTCCTCTTGCAAGATATGCTTGTCATTTTCCAAGCAGATGTGGAAAAATTGGGCTTTGCAGCTTTGTGCCGCCATTTATGACTAGGTGTTAACCCCTTTGACGCCTGGAGAACCCCACCCTGCAACTTTGACATTGGCTTCTAAAGatctggtgtcgactcctaggcTGTCTTCCTTGAAACCAACACTACCATCGACATGGACCGTTGTTAGAAGCCCAAAGGCTCCGTCGAAGTCAACTCCAACATCAACAGAGACATCCAAAGTCAAAGGAAAAGTGTTCTAGGTCAGATACCCATTCGCCTTCTTCACAACCTAAGAAGTCAGACTGGATTTGACGAAAGAGAGAATGCAATCCCCATCAGGTTTACAAAGCTTGCCACCAAAATCCTTGGTGCCAGCAGTTGAGATCGATCGCCACCGCTCGACATCAAGAACCTGGACAATGATGAAGGAGACGCGACTGGCTTCAGAGAAACCACTCAATGTCGACCTCCCTTAGAACCAAGACTGTCAACATCAAGGGCCCGTTCTCTatctccagcccccaccccagtggaCATTGAAAATCTCCATCGACGTTGTCGTGTCTTCCATCAACACTGGCCGTGCAAGGTACAGTTTCTACTTTACATACTCCAGTGTTGTCAACATTGAGATTGGTGTCTCCACCATGTCAAGCCCCAATACTGACATTTGATGTCAAAGAGGAGAACAGGGAGACATTATTGGATCCTACCACTGCCTGCGCCTTGCTCTCCATACTAGATTCCGAGACAAGTACTCCTTCAACATTGACATTCAAAGCTTTTCCTCCAGAACAATGCACTCCAGCACCGTGTGCTCTGTCTGCTGCCCACATGGCAGGCCCATCTTCGTGGTCTGCTTCTGAGAGATGAAAGATATCTAAAACTTTTACCATGTTCATACACAGGCTCAGtaatacatgcatgcacacaagggATAAACTGtaatattttgttgcaggtcTATCTTGTAGTTATTTCAGTATTAGTTTTACTAAATGAAATGTGGTGTTGTATTttagtgtaaataaataaaacatgaccAATGTAGTGAttgacctttctttctttttttagggaAATCTGGGTACTTTTTTCATTACAAATGTGAGAATAGTTTGGCATGCTAATATGAATGACAGCTTTAATGTCAGTATGCCATATCTACAAATTGTAAGTATTGTaacattaaaatgaacattgtCAAACctaaatattaattttaaaggGTTACatgatttaaatatttttatccaGATAGCATAGTTTACCTGACAAATGTTTATGAGTATTTAGTAACTTGATAATATTAACATTAACTGGAAATGTGTGTGCTTCTTTAAGTGATTGGAATGTAAAGTTTTTCAACTGAGTGACAGTGCAGTTTATCTTTGCCTTGGCCTAAATTTACCCAGTAGACTTGTTCTTTGCTGGTTCCTTCATCAGGGAAGTTAGtattcctgctaacttggcaaagaggcaccttttaccgtggtgattctctttatttagcaggaggagcgtaactggccctatccacccccagcacagtacttccagtgactgtcgctggtgtcttatcttatgtttctttttagattgtgagccctttggggacagggatccattttatttatcttatttatttgttatttctctgtgtaaaccgtcctgagccatttttggaagggcagtatagaaatcaaataaataaataaataaaataagtaagatGCCCCTGGGTGTCTTCAGTATAAAAGTTCTGCCCTGAATGAATTTTCTGTGGGTTGcattatgtattttaaattggcTTATTATGTAGTTCATATTCAGTATGATGAAGCGGTTGAACTGGTGATTCGATGCTTGGTTGAGCTAGAGGCTCCAGGAGAAAACATGGATGATATTTTTTCCTCCAAGATCCCAATAATTACAGATTATCCATAATCAAATAATACTCACTGTTCGTGAGTATGAGAACACTCACTGTTCTTCTAAGTGCTTGGTGAGCTTCACATCTTTGCAATAGCCTGTAAGGTAGACCAATAGTATTTTCCCCACTTTACAGCTGGGGAGGTGAGAGAAAGTGGCTCACCTAAGACCACCCAGTGAATTTATAGCTAAGCTAATACTTGAACTTAGCTTAGGGCttttaattaggggtgtgcaattcgggaattcagtgattcagttcgggacccgaaccgaatcacccctgttctgttttgtgcccgaatatgggccacccgaatcacccttgattcggttcggattcggatttaatctgaatccgaatcgattcgggggtaaaaaaggggcccaggggcaaaattttggggtggggtggtagtgcccaatgggtggagtctaccaccccaatttcaggggaattgggcaaagggctgattttggggggatttttgaaattttagtgactttggggcagttcgggggcatagcatgggatctgggcaaaaagagtggtgtggtgtggtagtgcctaatgggtgcaggctaccaccccaatttcagggggattaggcaaagggctgattttgggggaatttctgaagttttcatgtctttggggcatattggggcatattggggcagaaagtggggactggggcagaatagtggggtgaggtggtagtgcctaatgggtggaggctaccaccccaatttcagggggattggacaaagggctgattttttgggaatatttgaagttttggtgtctttggggcagattgggggcagaaagtggatctgccccaaaggagtggggtgggctggtagatagtgcctaatgggtggaggctaccacccgtccccaatttcagagtgattgggcagaggggtgaattttggtgaattctgaggtttgtcttcataaggtgaagtgtgctaaattgattacttcctcatattcatagtaattgagagtgtgaaaaagtgaaagtggggtcatgagagttgtctaattgaaaaaaatctcatttgctatgatagaatgagaattcacacctcagaaaaaacttctgaggtgtgaattctcattctatcatagcaaatgagatttttttcaattagacaactctcatgaccccactttcactttttcacacttactatgaatatgaggaagtaatcaatttaccacgcttcaccttatgaagacaaacctcaaaattcacccctctgcccaatcactctgaaattggggacgggtggtagcctccacccattaggcactatctaccagcccagcccactcctttggggcagatccactttctgcccccaatctgccccaaagtcactaaaacttcagaaattccccaaaaatcagccctttgcccaatccccctgaaattggggtggtagcctgcacccattaggcactaccatgccaccccactctttttgcccagatcccatgctatgcccccgaactgccccaaagtcactaaaacttcaaaaaatccccccaaatcaaccatgaaccgaatcacccgaatttttcatgcccgaaattcgggtgattcggctcgggtccgaaaaatatcgggggacatcgggggtgattcggttcggcccccgaatcacccaaaattgctcgtatcgggcacagatcgttctgtgcccgaaattttttgcacatccctacttttaatcACTATGGTACACCAACTCTTTAAAAGCATGGCCAGTTGAttttttttgtgtgggggggtaaTATTGACTGACATTTCGCACAGAGTAATGCAGGTGGTTCTCAACTGACTGTATTCCTGTGGATATCTAAGACAACGGCCATAGTGTTGCACACGTACAATTACGTAGTTTTATGTATTAGAACAAGAGTTCTCTTTCACAACACCACAGGTATTTTTAGAtacctgcagcagtgcaggtggttGAGAACCACCTGCATTACTCTGCACAGAAGGTCAGCCACTGTATTGTCAGTTGAGCACAAAAGTTTTATTTTTTCATTGGCATATGAACTACACATTCTGATTGAAGTTCACAGAAAAGAATTTTCCCACTTGTTTATTGCAGCCTTTAGTGATGATGGTGTTCTCTAATAAAAATGTGATTTTATAATTACAATTGGAAACAGAGTAATTCAGAGAATTAGTTAATAATTTCAGTCAGTTCTGTTAAGGAATTGCATTTGATTAATGAATGcaattcctccccacccacaaaaGAACCTTTGTTTTTTCCCAGCGCTCAGTAAAGATCAGAGACTCAAGATTTGGCTTGGCGCTTGTCATTGAAAGCTCTCAGGCGGTAAGAAGGTCTAGTACATATTTTACCTCCCATTTTTAACTCTATTTGTGCCATTTGAAAGTCCAGTAAGCTCTTTCTCACATGAGTCATGAATCAAGTACCTCTACTTTATTGTTTTTAACTCCAAGGAAATTGCTACTTTGATTAAGATGTCATGCTGATACGATGTTTGAAAGTGGAACAGCTGAGTTAGTGTATTGAATCATGACCATGATAAATGAACACCAGGTGACTAATCAAATCTGTGAATGAGATATAAGCATATCAACTTGGTCACTTACTATTTCTGAGCATGTTATTCCTGTGAAAGTTTAGACTTGGCattatttacttctgagtaggacTGTTGATGTATAAATGCTTCAGAAATATAGCTTAGAATGTGTCATCACCAATTACTTTTCCCATGCTAAGACTAGTATTTAAAAATAGCTCTAAACCTTGAATGGTTTAGTCATCTTTGTAACACTATATTTAAAATGATAACCATTCACAAAAAATATTATGACTAATCATAAATGTATATTATTGAATGCAAAATGCACTCAATTGCTGTACTTCTGAAAATTACTTCAGTGTATTTGAATGGAAATACTTACGCATGATTTAAATTCATATTAGATTTTTGAGTTTCTAAAACCTGTATATCTCATTGGATTATCTGTAAAAATTGTGCAGCATTTTATAGTCCTGTAAAatgcacactttaaaaaatcaacaaaagATATTTTACTCAACTTGGATAATTATAGTGTTGTTTATgtattgtttttaacattttactCCCTTTTAGACTGGAGGCTATGTGCTTGGCTTTAAGATTGATCCAGTTGAAAAACTACAGGAAGCAGCAAAAGAAATAAATTCACTTCACAAAGTCTATTCAGTTAATCCTATATTTGGAGTGGATTATGAAATGGAAGAGAAGGTATCCAAACGTAGTCGTATTTTTTCAAAAAGATTAAATTTACTGCTGCTGTGATAAAATTAAGGAATCGATTcagtttaatgtttttctttctttgggtAAAATTTCAGCCTCAGCGGCTAGAAGACCTGACAGTGGAACAAGTTCAAGATGATGTAGAGATAGAGTCAGATGAGCAGACAGATGCCTTTGTGGTAAGGTTCTATGGAAAAGTAATAATCTTCTAATGATTACGTCTAAGCCTGCAGCCCTTTGTACACTTCCTTGGTAGATAGTCTCATTGAACTTGTCgtaacttctgagtaaaaatgcatgGGGTCAGTTTGTATTGCACAAGATTTCTGATCCTATGGAATGATCAGACATGACTTTATATTTCATAGAACATTTTGTGTTTGTTCTGTttcactcatttttaaaaatgtgctttcTTGAATATTGTTAAGTGATTAGCAGAGTGGTTTTCATTTGAGCTAATATCGCCTCTAAAGCTGCTCCATTGTTGTGGTCCAACAATGTGAAAATTCATCATCAACTGATAAGAACCCACATAATTTATCTTAATCATGACAAGACAAACAAGATAAAACTGTATAATACTTTAAAATTCAAGTATAGCAAAGCATAATAATATGTACAAAAAGGTTTTA encodes:
- the BBS5 gene encoding Bardet-Biedl syndrome 5 protein isoform X2; this encodes MAAAAAATADSLWEDRDVRFDISVQQMKMRPGEVLIDCLDSIEDTKGNNGDRGRLLVTNLRIIWHSIALPRVNLSVGYNCFVNLTTRTANSKLRGQTEALYILTKCNNTHFEFIFTNVVLGSPRLFTSVIAVHRAYETSKMYRDLKLRCALIQNKQLRLLPKEQVYDKINGVWNLSSDQGNLGTFFITNVRIVWHANMNDSFNVSMPYLQIRSVKIRDSRFGLALVIESSQATGGYVLGFKIDPVEKLQEAAKEINSLHKVYSVNPIFGVDYEMEEKPQRLEDLTVEQVQDDVEIESDEQTDAFVAYFADGNKQQDREPVFSEELGLAIERLKDGFTLQGLWEVMG
- the BBS5 gene encoding Bardet-Biedl syndrome 5 protein isoform X1 — encoded protein: MAAAAAATADSLWEDRDVRFDISVHRQMKMRPGEVLIDCLDSIEDTKGNNGDRGRLLVTNLRIIWHSIALPRVNLSVGYNCFVNLTTRTANSKLRGQTEALYILTKCNNTHFEFIFTNVVLGSPRLFTSVIAVHRAYETSKMYRDLKLRCALIQNKQLRLLPKEQVYDKINGVWNLSSDQGNLGTFFITNVRIVWHANMNDSFNVSMPYLQIRSVKIRDSRFGLALVIESSQATGGYVLGFKIDPVEKLQEAAKEINSLHKVYSVNPIFGVDYEMEEKPQRLEDLTVEQVQDDVEIESDEQTDAFVAYFADGNKQQDREPVFSEELGLAIERLKDGFTLQGLWEVMG